The DNA segment GTATGCTGAGCTGTGGTTCAGCCATCGCAGTCTCCTGGCTCCTGTGGTGTGAATGACAATCCCATGCCATCCTACCACAGCCAGGAGACTGCGATTCCTCAGGTCCTGCAACTGGTTAGCTTCTTAGCTTCATGCCTATGGCCAGGGAGGTTGCCCGCCCCCGCCCCCACACCACCTAGCATGCGGGTCCGCACTAGGCGGTTCAGGTTGGATAGTGAAGTGCGATCCAGAGGGCGCGAATCGAGACGAGACCGAGGGACTCCGAGAGCCACTGGTTGGTCATGCCGGTTTGCGTCGCCAGTGTCCGTGACAAATGCCACGGGCCTTTACGGCTCAAAGCCGTGAGGAGCGCGGTTTTCTTGGCGGTCCCCAGTTTCAGCAGCTCGCGGACTTTGGTGCGGACGTAACGCCACTGCTTCCAGAAGCACATGCGGAGGCGCCGCCGCAGCCAGGCATCGAGTTCGGGCAGCGGCCGATAGTACTGGGAAAGCTCGAAGTACTGTATCCAACCCCGGATGTACTCGTTGAGGTGGCGAATCCGGTAGGCCATTGAGACGCCCCAGCTTCGCCCGGTCAGCTCACGCAACCGATGGCGAAAATCTTGGAATGCCTCATGGGACCAGTAGATGCGCGTGCCCTGGAAGGTAAACCCCAGGAACACGCACTCCTTGGTTGGCCCGACCGTACTCTTGCTCTCATTGATCTCCAGCTTCAGGTGTTGCTGGAGAAACCGAGTCAGACTGGCTTTTACCCGTGCGCCTGCGCGCTGGCTTTTCACGACGACGAGAAAGTCGTCGCAATAGCGAGCGAACCGGTGTCCGCGTCGTTCCAGTTCCTTGTCCCGGTCGTCTAACATGATGTTCGACAACAACGGGGACAGCGGCGATCCTTGCGGGACCCCGGTCTCCGTAGGCTGGAGGCGTTCGCCGACCAACCCACCCGCCCGCAGATACTTGCCTATCAACCGGAGCAACGCCTTATCTCGGACTTTGCGCGCTACCCGGGCCATCAAGGCATCGTGGTTTACCCGGTCGAAGAATTTCGCCAGGTCCATGTCTACGGCTACCTTGGAGCCCGCTTTGATGTAGCTCTGTATCTGCTTGACGGCGTGGTGCGCCGAGCGCCCGGGCCGAAAGCCAAAACTCGACGCCGAGAAGTCCGGGGCGAAGAGCGGACCCAGCACTTGCGCGATCGCTTGCTGGATTACCCGATCGATGACGGTCGGAATGCCCAACAACCGTTTCCCCTGTCCGTGCCGCTTCGGAATCTCCGTGCGTCGGACCGGGGACGGTTGGTACGTCTCGTCTCGTATCGTTTGGCGAATACTTGCCCAGTGTTCCCGCGCAAACGCCGGGAAGTCCCCCGTGGTCATCCCATCGACCCCAGGTGCGCCGTGGTTGGCCTTCACCTGGAGCCAAGCTTTACCTAGGTTCTCTGGCGTGAGTACTCGCTCCATCAGATCCTCACTCAAGGCTGGGTCCATGACCGTACGCCGCGAAGCCGTCACCTGCTTCAGGTCTGTCTTCGTCGAGTCTGTCATTCCTCCTCCTTGTCCTCCCTGTTCGGTCCTTCGCTCTCCGCCGTGGGAGGAGGCCGAGAGCTACTATGACGTCTGCTGACTGCTACGCCGGGGTCAGCGCGGCTTGCGCCTGCGCTCAGTCCATGTCCGTGGCACGCCACTTCCCAGGACACGACGGAGCTCTCCCCGGATAAGACCGTGAGTGGTCGTTGCACAAGCGGAGCATTTACCCTACCCCGTGGTTCACCGGACTTTGCTGTGTGGTGCCAGCTCGTCCGAGGGGCGCGAGCCTTCTATGCCCTTCGTGTTCCTCGCCTCGCAACGCCGTCGCCGGCTTCCTTCAGACCCCACCTCGCGGTGACGCCCTTGCCTTGGACTCGTAGTTCTCCTCATGTATGCTTGCGCTCATGACGGTGAACCTCCTACAGGGGACTTGCACCCCTACACTCACGCCCATGCCGGGCGTACACCAGCGCCTCCAGCGGACGCGGCCCCTATTGCGGTTCTGGATTAACCTGAAGGGCAGCGGTTGGGGGCCTTGCCGCTGAGGGCTGAGCGTTAGATGCCAGCATTTCCTTATGGTAATATCGCTTTCTTAGGAGCGAGTAGGAAAAATGAAATCCATTAAAATCATCATTGAGAAGCATGCCGA comes from the Deltaproteobacteria bacterium genome and includes:
- the ltrA gene encoding group II intron reverse transcriptase/maturase, whose translation is MERVLTPENLGKAWLQVKANHGAPGVDGMTTGDFPAFAREHWASIRQTIRDETYQPSPVRRTEIPKRHGQGKRLLGIPTVIDRVIQQAIAQVLGPLFAPDFSASSFGFRPGRSAHHAVKQIQSYIKAGSKVAVDMDLAKFFDRVNHDALMARVARKVRDKALLRLIGKYLRAGGLVGERLQPTETGVPQGSPLSPLLSNIMLDDRDKELERRGHRFARYCDDFLVVVKSQRAGARVKASLTRFLQQHLKLEINESKSTVGPTKECVFLGFTFQGTRIYWSHEAFQDFRHRLRELTGRSWGVSMAYRIRHLNEYIRGWIQYFELSQYYRPLPELDAWLRRRLRMCFWKQWRYVRTKVRELLKLGTAKKTALLTALSRKGPWHLSRTLATQTGMTNQWLSESLGLVSIRALWIALHYPT